The Ensifer canadensis genome has a segment encoding these proteins:
- a CDS encoding EF-hand domain-containing protein — MFAVADVDGDGALSFDEVTTIHKRIFETVDANKDGKVTPEEMQAFMRDQ; from the coding sequence ATGTTTGCCGTTGCCGATGTTGATGGCGACGGCGCCCTGTCGTTCGACGAAGTCACAACGATCCACAAGAGGATCTTCGAGACGGTCGATGCGAACAAAGACGGCAAGGTGACGCCCGAGGAGATGCAGGCCTTCATGCGCGATCAATGA
- a CDS encoding adenosine-specific kinase — protein sequence MELTVVPIVKPDAANFIFGQSHFIKTVEDLHEALVGAVPGIRFGLAFCEASGKRLVRWSGNDEAELALARDNALAIGAGHTFLIFLGDGFFPINVLAAVRAVPEVCRIYCATANPTQVIVAQTELGRGVLGVVDGASPLGFETDADIAWRKDLLRKIGYKL from the coding sequence ATGGAACTCACCGTGGTGCCCATCGTCAAGCCGGACGCCGCCAACTTCATTTTTGGCCAGTCGCATTTCATCAAGACCGTGGAAGATCTCCACGAGGCATTGGTGGGCGCGGTTCCAGGCATCCGCTTCGGGCTGGCCTTCTGCGAGGCCTCCGGTAAGCGGCTGGTGCGTTGGTCGGGTAATGACGAAGCCGAGCTTGCCCTGGCACGTGACAACGCATTGGCCATTGGCGCCGGCCACACTTTCCTGATCTTCCTCGGCGACGGATTCTTTCCCATCAACGTGCTGGCTGCGGTGCGTGCGGTGCCAGAGGTCTGTCGCATCTATTGTGCGACTGCCAACCCGACACAGGTGATCGTCGCGCAAACTGAACTGGGCCGCGGCGTGCTCGGCGTGGTGGATGGCGCCTCACCGCTGGGCTTCGAAACCGATGCGGACATCGCGTGGCGGAAAGACCTGCTCCGAAAGATCGGCTACAAGCTGTAG
- a CDS encoding heavy metal translocating P-type ATPase, with amino-acid sequence MRAGFFHLAFLAVALTGMLAGLLVKYFGWPLAPDLIWSGATVPVVAALAITIVRDFLVGRMGVDAIALVAMIASIAMGQPLAGVVVAMMYTGGNLLEDYARGKAERDLRSLRDRTPRIAHKVAEGEVTDIAAGEIVVGDDLLVRAGELLPVDGHLLNEQAKLDESAVTGEPLPEIRRKGEHLRSGTVNAGEAFHYRASAPASKSTYAGIVRMVEEAQTAKAPFIRIADRFALLLLPATLLVAGLAWWLSGDRIRALAVLVVATPCPLILAAPVAFIGGVSRAARAGVLMKGSSALEALALVRTVIFDKTGTLTEGGARITFFETAPNSDAEEILRLLASLEQASHHVLAETIVALARAKGMPLSSPTNVREFRGSGLEGIVEGRHVRAGSRALVLADGEVPAWACSVASAREGSSGLAIYVSVDGRIAAFLVLADAIRLEAPAALAQLHAAGISRIIMVTGDDAETASIVGSSLGIDEVYADRSPAEKLAAVAAEQRRQPTMMVGDGINDAPALAAADIGIALGARGATASSEAADVVILVDRIDRVPHAVMIARRTRRIALQSIVVGLALSGIAMVFAAFGYITPVAGALLQEGIDIAAIVNALRALSGPSNISSTEGSASPAPANS; translated from the coding sequence ATGAGAGCGGGTTTCTTCCACCTTGCATTTCTGGCGGTCGCTCTAACCGGCATGCTTGCCGGCTTACTGGTAAAATACTTCGGCTGGCCGCTGGCACCCGACCTCATTTGGAGCGGCGCGACAGTTCCGGTGGTCGCAGCGCTCGCAATCACGATTGTGCGCGATTTCCTGGTCGGACGGATGGGTGTGGACGCCATAGCGCTCGTGGCGATGATAGCTTCGATCGCCATGGGGCAGCCACTCGCGGGTGTGGTGGTCGCCATGATGTATACTGGCGGCAACCTGCTGGAAGATTACGCACGCGGCAAAGCCGAACGCGACCTGAGGTCGCTTCGTGATCGAACGCCCCGCATTGCCCACAAGGTCGCTGAGGGCGAAGTAACGGACATTGCGGCTGGAGAGATCGTCGTAGGTGATGACTTGCTGGTAAGAGCCGGCGAGCTGTTGCCCGTAGACGGGCACCTTCTTAATGAACAGGCCAAGCTTGACGAGTCCGCCGTGACCGGCGAGCCTTTGCCGGAAATTCGGCGGAAGGGTGAACACCTTAGAAGCGGCACCGTCAATGCCGGCGAGGCGTTCCACTATCGAGCGTCTGCCCCAGCCAGTAAGAGCACCTATGCCGGCATTGTCCGTATGGTCGAAGAGGCACAGACCGCCAAGGCACCGTTCATCCGAATAGCCGATCGTTTCGCCCTGCTGCTTTTGCCAGCGACGCTTCTCGTTGCAGGTCTTGCGTGGTGGCTATCGGGTGATCGCATCAGGGCACTCGCCGTGCTCGTTGTCGCCACTCCCTGCCCGCTCATTCTCGCCGCACCCGTTGCCTTCATCGGCGGCGTCTCGCGCGCCGCACGCGCGGGCGTCCTGATGAAGGGAAGCTCCGCGCTCGAGGCGCTTGCCCTTGTCCGCACTGTCATTTTCGACAAGACGGGGACATTGACTGAAGGCGGGGCACGCATAACTTTCTTCGAAACGGCGCCAAATAGCGACGCCGAAGAAATCTTGCGCCTTCTCGCATCCCTCGAGCAGGCCTCACACCATGTTCTGGCCGAGACCATCGTTGCCTTGGCGCGAGCGAAGGGAATGCCACTGTCATCGCCGACAAATGTCCGGGAGTTTCGCGGCTCCGGATTGGAGGGCATTGTCGAGGGTAGGCATGTGCGCGCCGGGTCGCGTGCCCTTGTCCTTGCAGATGGAGAGGTACCGGCATGGGCCTGTTCGGTTGCATCAGCTAGGGAAGGCAGTTCGGGACTCGCAATCTATGTGTCCGTGGACGGTCGGATCGCTGCATTCCTCGTTTTGGCGGACGCAATCCGCCTTGAGGCGCCGGCCGCATTGGCTCAGCTTCATGCAGCCGGCATTTCGCGTATCATCATGGTCACCGGCGATGACGCCGAGACCGCCAGCATCGTCGGATCTTCCCTTGGGATCGACGAGGTCTATGCCGATCGTAGTCCGGCCGAAAAGCTTGCAGCCGTTGCGGCCGAACAACGTCGCCAGCCGACGATGATGGTGGGTGACGGGATCAATGATGCGCCGGCACTGGCTGCGGCTGATATTGGCATCGCCCTGGGTGCCCGCGGGGCGACCGCCTCGTCAGAAGCTGCGGATGTCGTGATCCTGGTCGATCGGATTGATCGCGTACCTCATGCTGTCATGATCGCACGGCGTACAAGGCGAATCGCCTTGCAAAGCATCGTTGTCGGTCTGGCTTTGTCGGGGATCGCGATGGTCTTTGCGGCCTTTGGATACATAACTCCGGTCGCCGGCGCCCTTTTGCAGGAAGGGATAGACATCGCAGCGATCGTTAACGCTTTGCGAGCCTTGAGTGGGCCGTCAAACATTTCCTCCACCGAAGGATCGGCCTCGCCTGCCCCGGCAAATTCGTAA
- a CDS encoding universal stress protein, translated as MIERGRSILSLLIVKLASPPPIGEYAAGVSVDWLDERQRDIVRLETCVEKAKAILDHTGISFDVATMYAEIAWADDEIGERGRYCDLTLVGDGLMADPELRSRTLDGALFRSARPILIVPRGKTATLTPKKVVLAWDSGFEAARAAREAMGILAGADDVQVTMVDPRASYGRNGEEPGADIAAYLVRHGVSVAVERCQARDAALTKC; from the coding sequence ATGATCGAGCGCGGGAGAAGCATTCTTTCACTGTTGATTGTCAAACTCGCGTCACCTCCGCCAATTGGCGAATATGCAGCTGGTGTGTCCGTCGATTGGCTCGATGAAAGGCAGCGCGATATCGTCAGGCTGGAGACATGTGTGGAAAAGGCAAAAGCGATCCTGGATCATACGGGAATATCCTTCGACGTCGCCACGATGTACGCAGAAATTGCCTGGGCAGACGACGAAATCGGAGAGAGGGGGCGCTATTGCGATCTCACGCTTGTCGGCGATGGGCTGATGGCCGATCCGGAACTACGCTCCCGCACGCTCGATGGAGCGTTGTTTCGTTCCGCACGTCCGATACTGATCGTGCCCAGAGGCAAAACCGCGACACTTACTCCGAAAAAAGTCGTGCTGGCTTGGGATTCGGGTTTCGAGGCGGCTCGGGCGGCCCGCGAGGCAATGGGCATTCTGGCAGGCGCAGATGACGTGCAGGTCACGATGGTGGATCCCCGCGCCAGCTACGGTCGCAATGGCGAAGAACCCGGCGCCGACATCGCGGCATACCTTGTTCGCCATGGCGTCTCGGTCGCCGTCGAGCGGTGCCAAGCGAGGGACGCAGCATTGACGAAGTGCTGA
- a CDS encoding MFS transporter, producing MPSRILLHILALAVFFVGATEFMLSAMLAPLAQAFDITPAHASWLVSSYALSYAIAAPIFGFLSDRMDRRRLLLVSLVLFAVDGLALTIAPSFGAAIALRMFGGVASAALIPTAFALVSDIVPARRQSAAMGVVMIGMTFGIVAGPVFAGILTDAFDWRAPFHATATGCLVAFIIAQRVIPSQPSRRPAKKPKRLAWIVRGSITRPLFAKGLWNGTAVAGFLLAGEVLRLRHGLSVGAVGVSVSAFGLGLAIGNLGIGPVSRLCRKDDVTLVVALALLILAVSTFMLAPLPLTGGLVCLVIWGFALGLAAPASTSMLATRSDADKGQVLAVSESLNNLAILVVLPIAATQLEVAGTASAMIVLGISLAASLALTMVDRRFLRLQGS from the coding sequence GTGCCCTCACGAATTCTCTTGCATATTCTTGCTCTCGCCGTCTTTTTCGTCGGAGCGACCGAGTTCATGCTGTCTGCCATGCTTGCGCCACTCGCGCAGGCTTTCGACATAACGCCCGCACACGCATCCTGGCTCGTGTCCAGTTACGCGTTGTCCTATGCTATCGCGGCTCCAATCTTCGGATTTCTGTCTGATCGCATGGACCGTCGCCGTCTCCTTTTAGTCTCCCTTGTCCTTTTCGCAGTTGATGGCCTAGCGTTGACGATTGCTCCAAGTTTTGGCGCAGCCATCGCGCTGCGGATGTTTGGGGGGGTGGCATCGGCGGCGCTCATTCCGACAGCCTTCGCGTTGGTGTCTGATATCGTCCCGGCTCGCCGGCAATCTGCCGCCATGGGAGTCGTCATGATCGGCATGACCTTCGGAATAGTAGCTGGTCCGGTGTTTGCCGGCATCCTGACGGACGCCTTCGACTGGCGCGCACCCTTTCATGCTACCGCGACTGGATGCCTAGTGGCCTTCATCATCGCGCAGCGTGTGATCCCCTCTCAACCGTCCCGCCGTCCAGCAAAAAAGCCGAAGCGGCTTGCCTGGATTGTTCGAGGAAGTATCACTCGTCCGCTGTTTGCAAAAGGTCTATGGAACGGAACGGCAGTGGCTGGTTTCCTTCTTGCCGGCGAAGTGCTTCGATTACGTCACGGCCTAAGTGTTGGCGCAGTCGGAGTTTCGGTGTCGGCGTTCGGCCTCGGGCTTGCAATTGGTAATCTCGGCATCGGCCCCGTCAGCCGCCTTTGCCGAAAAGACGACGTGACGCTCGTTGTAGCCCTCGCACTTCTTATTTTGGCGGTCAGCACATTCATGCTCGCGCCCCTTCCCTTAACAGGAGGGCTTGTCTGTCTTGTCATCTGGGGATTTGCGCTTGGCCTCGCCGCGCCAGCGAGCACGTCCATGCTCGCCACCCGCAGCGACGCTGACAAAGGTCAGGTTCTGGCAGTTTCTGAAAGCCTCAACAATCTGGCTATCCTGGTTGTTTTGCCCATCGCGGCAACGCAGCTGGAAGTGGCTGGCACCGCTAGCGCCATGATCGTTCTCGGTATCAGTTTGGCAGCTTCACTTGCCCTGACCATGGTCGACCGGCGGTTTTTGCGGCTGCAAGGCTCCTAA
- a CDS encoding IS110 family transposase produces MKQYAGIDVSLECSSVCVVDADGRIVREAKILSEPDALIAWFGEHGVAMERIGLEAGPLSQWLHAGMVKAGLSVELIETRHVRAAFKTMPVKTDKKDARGIAQLMRLGWFRPVHCKSLPAQEVRALLTARKLIQGKLHDIEMSIRGILRGFGLKVGPTTRRTYAARIRELIEGHPTLEAIAASLLKVRDTLADEFAGFERKLRAMARQDDNALRLMTTPGVGVLVALTFVSAIDAPERFRSSRAVGPHFGLTPKKYQSGETDYSGRISKIGDVGVRTALYEAANVILTRPVKGSDLKCWALAVARRAGPRKARVALARKLAVVLHHMLRDKTNFIPHKAAPAMAA; encoded by the coding sequence TTGGAATGCTCAAGCGTGTGCGTGGTGGATGCGGATGGCCGCATTGTGCGGGAAGCAAAGATCCTCAGCGAACCCGATGCGCTGATCGCCTGGTTCGGCGAGCACGGCGTGGCGATGGAGCGAATTGGTCTGGAGGCCGGCCCTTTGTCGCAGTGGCTCCATGCCGGGATGGTGAAAGCAGGTCTTTCGGTCGAGCTGATTGAGACGCGCCACGTGCGGGCAGCCTTTAAGACGATGCCGGTCAAGACCGACAAGAAGGACGCACGGGGCATTGCGCAGTTGATGCGGCTTGGCTGGTTCAGACCGGTCCACTGCAAATCCCTTCCGGCCCAGGAGGTGCGTGCGCTGCTGACCGCCCGCAAGCTCATTCAGGGTAAGCTTCACGACATCGAGATGAGCATCCGGGGCATTCTGCGCGGCTTCGGCCTCAAGGTCGGGCCGACGACGCGACGCACCTATGCGGCACGGATCCGCGAGCTGATTGAGGGTCATCCGACACTGGAGGCGATCGCCGCGTCGCTATTGAAGGTGCGCGACACACTTGCTGACGAATTTGCAGGTTTTGAGCGCAAACTGCGCGCTATGGCTCGTCAGGACGACAACGCACTTCGGTTGATGACGACGCCCGGCGTCGGCGTCCTGGTGGCGCTGACATTTGTGTCGGCCATCGACGCTCCCGAGCGCTTCCGATCATCCCGAGCGGTGGGGCCGCATTTCGGATTGACGCCGAAGAAGTACCAATCGGGCGAAACCGACTATAGCGGTCGCATTTCAAAGATCGGCGATGTGGGCGTGCGAACCGCGCTCTACGAGGCGGCCAACGTCATCCTCACGCGACCGGTCAAAGGCTCCGATCTGAAGTGTTGGGCACTGGCGGTCGCCAGACGTGCGGGGCCTAGAAAGGCGCGTGTCGCGCTGGCCCGCAAGCTGGCGGTGGTGTTGCATCACATGCTCCGGGATAAAACCAACTTCATTCCCCACAAGGCCGCGCCAGCAATGGCCGCCTGA